One Candidatus Nitrososphaera evergladensis SR1 genomic window carries:
- a CDS encoding DUF2080 family transposase-associated protein, which produces MKYREVLEEVEDHKWLMQYKPGYRFTRAYKERQRKIEGFYRYDLLRYLERGIKTRKTLHYIPSSMVKTVKSSGTCTHITLPRAWRGRTVKVELLPETGEHGGQQQ; this is translated from the coding sequence ATGAAATACAGGGAGGTCCTAGAAGAGGTGGAGGATCATAAGTGGTTAATGCAGTACAAACCCGGTTACAGATTTACACGAGCCTACAAAGAACGGCAGCGGAAGATAGAGGGTTTCTACAGATATGACCTGCTTCGATATCTTGAACGTGGGATCAAAACTCGCAAGACCCTTCATTACATCCCATCATCAATGGTAAAGACTGTAAAGAGTTCGGGCACATGTACTCACATCACACTGCCAAGAGCTTGGCGTGGGCGAACAGTTAAAGTGGAATTATTGCCGGAGACGGGAGAGCATGGCGGTCAGCAACAATAA
- a CDS encoding phospholipase D family protein, with product MPIERTNESGRHVVEQLFGARRSALICSPYISSEYAKKITGLAARGVLVKVLTSDKNVESDFHIREFFAEAKRKEKLDTLKTLVISHRMSFEHSKMYIIDDEYAVMGSANLTRAGMWENGETIDVYRSHRDVQLAREAFESAWKDALASAFGNKSNTYQHTSTYPRQGTRANYQIHERTGSKKVEDRDSIFDVIKRELRSLTK from the coding sequence ATGCCGATAGAAAGGACCAACGAATCAGGTCGTCATGTCGTTGAGCAACTGTTTGGAGCACGTCGGTCGGCACTAATTTGCTCACCTTATATCTCCTCAGAATATGCAAAAAAAATCACAGGTCTAGCAGCAAGAGGAGTTTTAGTAAAGGTATTGACTTCAGACAAAAATGTCGAATCAGATTTTCACATAAGAGAATTTTTTGCAGAGGCGAAAAGAAAGGAAAAACTTGATACCCTCAAGACACTCGTGATCAGTCACAGGATGTCATTTGAACACTCCAAGATGTACATAATTGATGATGAATATGCTGTAATGGGTTCTGCCAATCTGACAAGAGCTGGCATGTGGGAAAATGGTGAGACCATTGACGTCTACCGCAGTCACAGAGATGTTCAGCTAGCTAGGGAAGCATTTGAAAGCGCATGGAAGGATGCACTTGCATCAGCATTTGGAAACAAGAGCAACACATATCAGCATACTTCAACTTACCCACGCCAAGGTACACGTGCCAATTACCAAATCCATGAAAGAACAGGATCCAAGAAAGTAGAGGATAGAGATTCCATTTTCGATGTTATCAAACGTGAACTAAGGAGTCTGACTAAATAA
- a CDS encoding TIGR00266 family protein: MQFGIVKAPMALLEVQMAAGEKITAESGAMVYMKGDIEIKTRTREGGFLKKLKVTALGGESFFVNDFVAKSDGCSIGLTGPPIGDIVQLLVKPGSGFIVQSGSYVASTAGVLLDTQWQGFTKGLFGSEFFMLKATGEGYLFANAYGGIIQKDLLPGERMTVDNYHLVALGEQVHYNVIQVGGMKTTILGGEGLATECTGPGPVLFQTKNLRELIDILGINQRAETTSNNTGVSFGGFRIG, from the coding sequence ATGCAGTTTGGCATAGTCAAGGCACCCATGGCGCTTCTTGAGGTTCAGATGGCGGCAGGAGAAAAGATAACCGCGGAATCCGGCGCGATGGTGTACATGAAAGGCGACATCGAGATAAAGACAAGGACGAGAGAAGGCGGGTTTTTGAAAAAACTAAAAGTCACGGCTCTTGGAGGCGAGTCGTTCTTTGTAAACGACTTTGTCGCAAAAAGCGACGGCTGTTCCATCGGCCTCACCGGCCCGCCCATCGGGGACATTGTGCAGCTTTTGGTAAAGCCGGGAAGCGGCTTTATCGTACAATCCGGCTCGTACGTGGCGTCCACCGCCGGCGTGCTCCTTGACACCCAGTGGCAGGGGTTTACAAAGGGGCTTTTTGGCTCTGAATTTTTCATGCTAAAAGCAACTGGAGAGGGCTACCTCTTTGCAAATGCCTACGGCGGCATCATACAAAAAGACCTGCTGCCCGGCGAGAGGATGACGGTTGACAACTATCACCTAGTCGCGCTCGGCGAGCAGGTGCATTACAACGTCATCCAGGTAGGCGGCATGAAGACAACGATACTTGGAGGCGAAGGCCTTGCCACAGAGTGCACGGGGCCAGGTCCTGTTCTGTTTCAGACAAAGAACCTGCGCGAGCTAATAGACATACTTGGAATAAACCAGCGTGCAGAAACGACATCAAACAACACGGGAGTTTCGTTTGGGGGATTCAGGATAGGCTAG
- a CDS encoding PUA domain-containing protein, giving the protein MKALWPAGTVPKVKTFKVYEVDESKHLLVSDDEITCVRVKDDDNIIIIPFLGGKPETLAQFPSVKVDMGAVKFVCNGAKVLRPGIVEFGSFKKGDIVTVQDQTHGKMLAVGIALEDSEAAKAMQKGYVIDNLHYISDKIWEAYKEI; this is encoded by the coding sequence ATGAAGGCGCTCTGGCCTGCCGGCACGGTCCCAAAGGTCAAGACGTTCAAGGTGTACGAAGTCGACGAAAGCAAGCACCTGCTCGTATCTGACGATGAAATTACGTGTGTGCGAGTAAAGGATGATGACAATATCATCATCATCCCGTTCCTTGGCGGCAAGCCCGAGACACTTGCACAGTTTCCGTCAGTCAAGGTGGACATGGGGGCGGTCAAGTTCGTGTGCAACGGGGCCAAGGTGCTCAGGCCGGGAATAGTCGAGTTTGGCAGCTTCAAAAAGGGCGACATTGTGACCGTGCAGGACCAGACGCACGGCAAGATGCTTGCTGTTGGCATCGCACTAGAAGATAGCGAGGCCGCAAAAGCGATGCAAAAGGGCTATGTCATTGACAACCTGCACTACATCAGCGACAAGATATGGGAAGCGTACAAGGAAATATGA
- a CDS encoding Lrp/AsnC family transcriptional regulator — protein MTNLGQDAPIVKTTTTHARNVSRQAIVAELENIGVNASLFESLTIDQLSDLLYNLNKVIINSNGNPMNSQRTKGVILSAVDRKILKALLECGGNPSSLQLSRELDIPLSTVQRRRKRLEEEFISESYGLRYEKFGKRHITFIVSLGVGDRSEVTKEILVLEKVSALTRTFGDGADLKVEAILDSNQEFIEISEKIKSISGIQKISWFESIEVVGRKKETDLSIIGSG, from the coding sequence TTGACTAATCTCGGGCAGGATGCCCCAATCGTCAAAACAACCACCACCCATGCACGTAATGTATCCAGACAGGCCATAGTAGCAGAATTAGAGAATATAGGCGTCAATGCAAGTCTTTTCGAATCGCTTACAATAGACCAGCTGTCGGATCTTCTGTACAATCTCAACAAGGTGATCATAAATTCAAATGGCAATCCAATGAACTCCCAAAGAACGAAAGGGGTCATCCTATCTGCAGTTGACAGGAAAATATTGAAGGCGTTGCTGGAATGTGGTGGTAACCCCTCCTCTCTGCAACTATCAAGGGAATTGGACATACCATTAAGCACTGTTCAACGAAGACGGAAACGACTTGAGGAAGAATTCATCAGCGAATCATATGGTCTAAGATACGAGAAATTCGGCAAGAGGCATATCACGTTTATCGTATCTCTTGGCGTGGGAGATAGATCTGAAGTCACAAAGGAAATTCTTGTTCTTGAAAAAGTGAGTGCCCTCACCCGTACATTTGGAGATGGGGCAGACCTGAAGGTTGAAGCAATACTGGACAGCAATCAAGAATTCATAGAGATATCTGAGAAAATCAAGTCCATTTCTGGTATCCAGAAAATCTCGTGGTTTGAGTCGATTGAAGTCGTGGGAAGAAAGAAAGAAACCGATCTCTCGATAATAGGATCGGGATAG
- a CDS encoding proteasome subunit beta: MAFEFMPGATVVGISYSNGVVLAADKRISFGNFVVNKNMKKTFPVTPHVGAACAGMVADMTVLVRQVEALAKIRKLETRREVAPNSVAKLMSVIMFERRYFPLLTQVIVGGVNDKPEIYTLDPLGSVLPDQYAAVGTGAEMALGIMDAEFKQDMSEENARELAIRAVRSATQRDAASGDGIEVLVVSRNGTREETVPIRN, translated from the coding sequence ATGGCCTTTGAATTCATGCCGGGCGCTACCGTGGTGGGAATCTCGTACAGCAATGGCGTGGTCCTGGCCGCGGACAAGAGGATTTCGTTTGGCAACTTTGTCGTGAACAAGAACATGAAAAAGACGTTCCCTGTCACCCCGCACGTGGGCGCTGCCTGCGCAGGCATGGTGGCTGACATGACGGTCCTTGTCAGGCAGGTCGAGGCACTTGCGAAAATCCGCAAGCTTGAGACAAGGCGCGAGGTTGCGCCAAACTCTGTCGCCAAGCTGATGTCAGTCATCATGTTTGAGCGCAGGTATTTCCCGCTTCTCACCCAGGTCATCGTCGGCGGCGTAAACGACAAGCCCGAGATATACACGCTTGACCCGCTCGGCTCCGTCCTTCCTGACCAGTACGCGGCCGTTGGCACGGGCGCGGAAATGGCGCTAGGCATCATGGACGCAGAATTCAAGCAGGACATGAGCGAGGAAAACGCCAGGGAGCTGGCAATAAGGGCAGTCAGGTCGGCAACTCAGCGCGACGCCGCTTCAGGCGACGGAATCGAGGTGCTGGTCGTGAGCCGAAACGGCACAAGGGAAGAAACCGTTCCGATAAGGAACTAG
- a CDS encoding ATP-binding protein — MATQLKVHPSFFKEFATKTWVSPTEIVKELVENAFDEDATKVLVTVLKNGISIEDDSGMDQNGMEKFLLLGSPHKKVESISPKLKRLRTGRYGTGRLSFLTSFESMRIRTRRGSFHKAFMIDGNVLDRLFTGNAALDELKEPALKRDGTELVMSGSKVESDIFKLAKEIRKLAILRQPLFEVFIKSADSFSEWDFSGAQKITAPDIQGHKIPVSLDGGKIAGEIVIARRPLSDEERGIAVMVGNHIVTRSNFGFDTKLSRVTGYVRCDTLTSRFADKSALIEDEEYIRFNQSMKTFVIDTVIPSLTEYEDVLITREESKIYREIDKVLGQAMVDTLETQEEVQGYEMVDVKEVVRTSTSKSGEEEDKHPAARHGGAQMQEYEEIKPLAPESSGMGKAEHAKQETVAEPQSYRSVPVEEASDVQGEVVDVVDEKQVDGTVIRTKKIRKPIVKKTFALKRIGFKVIPYEDESDSRYSFTSDNVVFVNKANSTYKAESSRGDEFLLRHIINMVAESIASAKHPEGKEALELQNRLVSEAIRIHDYSVLKHA; from the coding sequence ATGGCCACTCAACTCAAGGTTCACCCGTCATTTTTCAAGGAATTCGCAACTAAAACATGGGTTTCCCCAACAGAAATCGTCAAAGAGCTGGTTGAAAACGCCTTTGACGAAGACGCAACGAAGGTTCTCGTCACGGTTCTCAAGAATGGAATATCAATCGAGGATGACTCTGGAATGGATCAGAACGGCATGGAAAAGTTCCTGCTTCTTGGCTCGCCCCACAAAAAAGTCGAGTCCATTTCTCCGAAACTAAAGAGGCTGAGAACAGGCAGGTACGGCACGGGCAGGCTGTCGTTTCTCACCTCGTTTGAGAGCATGAGGATAAGGACAAGGCGCGGCTCGTTCCACAAGGCGTTCATGATCGATGGAAACGTCCTCGACAGGCTTTTCACAGGAAACGCCGCCCTTGACGAATTGAAGGAGCCGGCGCTAAAGCGCGACGGCACCGAGCTTGTAATGTCTGGCTCAAAGGTTGAAAGCGACATCTTTAAACTGGCAAAAGAAATCCGCAAGCTTGCAATACTGCGCCAGCCTTTGTTTGAAGTATTTATCAAGTCTGCCGATTCGTTCTCAGAATGGGACTTTTCCGGTGCGCAAAAGATAACAGCTCCGGACATCCAGGGCCACAAGATCCCAGTCAGCCTTGATGGAGGCAAGATAGCTGGCGAGATAGTAATAGCGCGCAGGCCGCTTTCAGACGAAGAGCGCGGGATCGCAGTCATGGTCGGAAACCACATCGTGACTCGCAGCAACTTTGGCTTTGACACAAAGCTCAGCCGCGTCACCGGCTACGTCCGATGCGACACGCTCACGTCGAGGTTTGCCGACAAGTCGGCGCTGATAGAGGACGAGGAATACATCAGGTTTAACCAATCCATGAAGACTTTTGTCATCGACACCGTAATCCCCAGCCTGACAGAGTACGAAGACGTCCTGATAACAAGGGAAGAGTCCAAGATCTACCGCGAGATAGACAAGGTTCTCGGCCAGGCGATGGTCGATACTCTTGAAACGCAGGAAGAAGTGCAGGGCTACGAGATGGTCGACGTAAAAGAAGTGGTCAGGACTAGTACTTCCAAGTCAGGGGAGGAAGAAGACAAGCATCCTGCTGCAAGGCACGGCGGCGCGCAGATGCAGGAATATGAAGAGATCAAGCCGCTTGCGCCTGAAAGCAGCGGCATGGGCAAGGCCGAACATGCAAAACAAGAGACAGTAGCTGAACCGCAGTCGTACAGGTCCGTGCCGGTGGAAGAAGCGTCAGATGTCCAGGGCGAAGTAGTCGATGTCGTTGACGAAAAGCAGGTCGATGGCACGGTCATCAGGACAAAAAAGATCCGCAAGCCAATCGTGAAAAAGACGTTTGCGCTAAAAAGGATCGGGTTCAAGGTAATCCCGTACGAGGACGAGTCCGACTCAAGATACAGTTTCACAAGCGACAACGTCGTTTTCGTGAACAAGGCCAACTCGACGTACAAGGCGGAATCCTCAAGGGGCGACGAGTTTTTGCTCAGGCACATCATCAACATGGTCGCAGAATCAATAGCGAGTGCCAAGCACCCGGAGGGCAAGGAGGCGCTTGAACTTCAGAACCGCCTCGTCTCCGAAGCGATCAGGATCCACGACTACTCCGTCCTAAAGCACGCCTAG
- a CDS encoding cupredoxin domain-containing protein, with protein MLAAGVAAILATAVLALAAGQQAAYAANVNIDIVSGASTKTNDAFSPNPGQAHVGDTVVWTNKDGAIHTVESGANGTPDGKFGVKPDKSPELIPPGKTLEFKPTEAGDFKYFCSLHPAMVGELKVS; from the coding sequence ATGTTAGCAGCGGGAGTTGCGGCTATTTTGGCAACGGCCGTGTTAGCTCTTGCTGCAGGCCAACAAGCAGCCTATGCTGCCAATGTCAACATCGACATTGTGTCGGGGGCATCAACCAAAACAAATGATGCATTTTCTCCAAATCCAGGACAAGCGCACGTAGGTGACACAGTGGTGTGGACCAACAAGGACGGTGCAATACACACTGTAGAGTCGGGCGCCAATGGGACTCCAGACGGCAAGTTTGGCGTCAAGCCCGACAAGAGCCCAGAACTGATTCCGCCAGGCAAGACCCTTGAATTCAAGCCAACAGAAGCAGGCGACTTCAAGTACTTCTGCTCGCTCCACCCCGCTATGGTTGGCGAGCTCAAGGTATCATAA
- the prf1 gene encoding peptide chain release factor aRF-1 encodes MVNSGNGAEKWDSVKRYKLTKMINELSSIAGHGTELVTVYVPPRRPIFDVISQLRNEAGTASNIKSDLTRNHVQDALSRTMEHLKLFKETPENGLVIFCGAIPTGKGFGTEKIELTSVIPPKPVQISLYRCDDHFWTDHLREMLKDEKVIGILAIDTQEAGLGILTGDRWEAIDSLTSGVAGKHRQGGQSARRFERLRDNELNEYYHRVADHAKAVFIDQFNVKGIIVGGPGPTKESFLKEEYLDYRLQNNVLATLDTSYSGDEGVREIIDKAQKDGILAEFRVMEEKQLVKKFMGEVHSSKGLGIYGIFDVVKALQGNMADLVLVTSDISYMKLDFKCKSCKNVQEKIIDRAALTATKQEILSKPCPVCGASDFEVVEKDIVDYLQELATMTGTRLEVISGQTEEGAQLGSLGKIGAILRYRIMQ; translated from the coding sequence ATGGTGAATAGTGGCAACGGCGCAGAAAAGTGGGATTCGGTCAAGCGGTACAAGCTGACCAAGATGATAAACGAACTGTCAAGTATAGCCGGCCACGGCACCGAGCTTGTCACCGTCTATGTGCCACCAAGGCGCCCGATATTTGACGTCATCTCCCAGCTGCGCAACGAGGCAGGCACGGCTTCTAACATAAAGTCGGACCTTACACGAAACCACGTGCAGGACGCCCTGAGCAGGACGATGGAGCACCTAAAACTATTCAAAGAAACGCCTGAAAACGGCCTCGTGATATTCTGCGGCGCCATACCGACGGGCAAGGGCTTTGGCACCGAAAAGATAGAGCTGACGTCAGTCATTCCCCCAAAGCCGGTGCAGATCAGCCTGTACAGGTGCGACGACCATTTCTGGACGGACCACCTCAGGGAGATGCTAAAAGACGAAAAGGTGATAGGCATCCTTGCGATAGACACGCAGGAAGCAGGCCTTGGCATACTGACTGGTGACAGGTGGGAGGCGATTGATTCATTGACTTCTGGCGTCGCAGGCAAGCACAGGCAGGGAGGGCAGTCGGCCCGAAGGTTTGAGCGCCTGCGCGACAACGAGCTGAACGAATACTACCACCGCGTTGCGGACCACGCCAAGGCGGTCTTTATCGACCAGTTCAACGTCAAGGGCATAATCGTCGGCGGGCCGGGCCCCACCAAGGAGAGTTTCCTAAAGGAAGAGTACCTTGATTACCGCCTGCAAAACAACGTGCTGGCTACGCTTGACACCTCGTACTCTGGCGACGAGGGCGTGCGCGAGATAATAGACAAGGCGCAAAAGGACGGCATCCTTGCAGAGTTTCGTGTCATGGAGGAAAAGCAGCTCGTCAAAAAGTTCATGGGAGAGGTCCATTCGAGCAAGGGCCTGGGCATCTATGGCATTTTCGACGTCGTAAAAGCCCTGCAGGGCAACATGGCAGACCTGGTGCTCGTCACAAGCGACATTTCGTACATGAAACTGGATTTCAAGTGCAAGTCGTGCAAGAACGTGCAGGAAAAGATAATCGACCGCGCGGCACTCACGGCGACCAAGCAGGAGATCCTGTCAAAGCCGTGCCCCGTCTGCGGTGCATCCGACTTTGAAGTCGTTGAAAAGGACATCGTAGACTACCTCCAAGAGCTTGCTACAATGACGGGGACAAGGCTTGAGGTGATTTCAGGCCAGACGGAGGAAGGCGCGCAGCTAGGATCGCTTGGCAAGATAGGCGCGATTCTGCGCTACAGGATCATGCAGTAG
- a CDS encoding CBS domain-containing protein: MLPRLEYIKQARMRLGITQRKLAGLTGVSTSMINQIESGRCKPSYETARKIFEALGSLEGKTSMKAGDICSRKLISVQRDEKLHEAIDMMRRNSISQIPVLDGSKVVGILTEDGLAKIMVEKDEGELKDFKVYQVMESPPPIVDVSTPAKALVPLVRFAKCILVSEKGNVMGIVTITDTLKMVE; the protein is encoded by the coding sequence TTGTTACCGCGCCTAGAGTACATAAAACAAGCAAGGATGCGCCTTGGGATAACCCAGCGCAAGCTGGCCGGGCTCACCGGGGTCAGTACCTCGATGATAAACCAGATTGAATCTGGAAGGTGCAAGCCCAGCTACGAGACTGCCCGCAAGATATTCGAAGCCCTTGGCTCGCTTGAGGGCAAGACGTCGATGAAAGCCGGCGACATCTGCAGCAGGAAGTTGATATCCGTCCAGAGAGACGAAAAGCTACACGAGGCAATTGACATGATGCGCCGAAACTCCATCAGCCAGATACCAGTGCTTGACGGCTCAAAGGTGGTCGGGATACTGACGGAGGATGGGCTTGCCAAGATAATGGTTGAAAAGGACGAAGGCGAGCTCAAGGACTTTAAGGTTTACCAGGTGATGGAGTCGCCTCCGCCCATAGTTGACGTGTCGACTCCTGCAAAGGCCCTAGTACCTCTTGTGCGGTTTGCAAAGTGCATACTCGTAAGCGAAAAAGGAAACGTCATGGGCATAGTGACGATAACTGACACGCTAAAAATGGTCGAATAG
- a CDS encoding type II glyceraldehyde-3-phosphate dehydrogenase, which produces MVLVKVFINGYGNIGRRLATALSADKEIQFVGVAKYTIDDKVKEALDNRYSVFVPENMVAAFKEKGYNVTGPVKDAVAAADLVVDAAKEGGGFENKKSMYEPMKKTAIFQGGEDRHGEMAVADMIHNSRVNYAKAQGRKYVIQGSCNVSGMGRIMQPLVEKYGPRIKRWDVSLIRRWADLEDTKAVKDSIEWDRHPHHQDDVKDFIPDANLYVDAFKVPSRMMHLHQMMIRFDGKAPSKDELLECYRNEFGVAILSSAKGTGDVRKKAMELGFAHGDTNMVHIHGDILRVQDDTVKLGYSDDQTGMVIPENHMLIQSMAFRRPREEALKRTDSLFQMSKKRKILEEEFK; this is translated from the coding sequence ATGGTTTTGGTCAAGGTCTTCATAAACGGATATGGAAACATCGGCCGGCGCCTTGCGACCGCGCTTTCTGCAGACAAGGAGATCCAGTTTGTCGGAGTTGCCAAGTACACAATAGACGACAAGGTCAAAGAAGCGCTGGACAACCGCTACAGCGTTTTCGTGCCGGAAAACATGGTTGCCGCCTTTAAGGAAAAGGGCTACAACGTGACAGGGCCGGTAAAGGATGCAGTTGCCGCCGCTGATCTTGTGGTAGACGCTGCAAAGGAAGGAGGCGGCTTTGAGAACAAAAAGTCAATGTACGAGCCGATGAAAAAGACTGCCATATTCCAGGGAGGAGAGGACCGCCACGGCGAAATGGCAGTGGCAGACATGATACACAATTCACGCGTGAATTATGCCAAGGCGCAGGGGCGCAAGTACGTCATACAGGGCAGCTGCAACGTGTCCGGCATGGGCCGCATAATGCAGCCGCTTGTTGAAAAATACGGCCCGCGCATAAAGCGCTGGGACGTATCGCTCATCAGGAGGTGGGCAGACCTCGAGGACACCAAGGCTGTCAAGGACTCTATTGAATGGGACAGGCACCCGCACCACCAGGACGACGTCAAGGACTTTATCCCTGACGCCAACCTGTACGTCGACGCCTTCAAGGTGCCTTCCCGGATGATGCACCTGCACCAGATGATGATACGCTTTGACGGAAAAGCGCCATCAAAGGACGAACTGCTTGAATGCTACAGAAACGAGTTTGGAGTGGCGATATTAAGCTCCGCCAAGGGCACGGGAGACGTCCGCAAAAAGGCGATGGAGCTTGGCTTTGCGCACGGCGACACCAACATGGTCCACATACACGGCGACATACTGCGCGTGCAGGATGACACCGTGAAGCTGGGCTACTCTGACGACCAGACAGGCATGGTGATACCGGAAAACCACATGCTCATCCAGTCGATGGCGTTTAGGCGCCCAAGGGAAGAGGCGCTGAAAAGAACCGACAGCCTTTTCCAGATGAGCAAAAAGCGCAAGATCCTTGAAGAAGAATTCAAGTAG
- a CDS encoding anthranilate synthase component II, with protein MAGKKKKILVIDNYDSFVYNIAQLLGEMDTEPVVIRNDKITLAQIKKMKPDGIVISPGPGHPADKKYFGVCTDVIQQLGHKTPILGVCLGHQGIVHAFGGKVINAKKVRHGKTSTIEYGDSSDRLFGEVSNPFRATRYHSLVADKETIPDCLEVTARAKDDGEIMGIRHKQYPIEGVQFHPESILTGEGRKILSNFLSLVEK; from the coding sequence TTGGCCGGAAAGAAAAAGAAAATCCTAGTTATCGACAACTATGACTCTTTTGTGTACAACATCGCCCAGCTGCTGGGCGAGATGGACACCGAGCCCGTGGTCATAAGAAACGACAAGATAACGCTTGCACAGATAAAGAAGATGAAGCCGGACGGCATAGTTATCTCGCCCGGACCCGGCCACCCTGCAGACAAGAAATACTTTGGCGTCTGCACCGATGTTATACAACAGCTTGGACACAAGACTCCGATACTTGGAGTCTGCCTGGGGCACCAGGGCATAGTACATGCCTTTGGAGGCAAGGTGATAAACGCCAAGAAGGTCAGGCACGGCAAGACAAGCACCATCGAATATGGCGACAGCAGCGACAGGCTCTTTGGAGAGGTGAGCAATCCCTTCCGGGCAACCCGCTACCATTCGCTTGTCGCAGACAAGGAAACCATCCCTGACTGCCTTGAAGTCACGGCCCGCGCCAAAGACGACGGCGAGATAATGGGCATCAGGCACAAGCAGTACCCAATCGAGGGCGTCCAGTTCCACCCAGAGTCGATACTGACCGGCGAGGGGCGCAAGATACTTTCAAACTTTCTCTCACTGGTGGAAAAATAA
- the trpD gene encoding anthranilate phosphoribosyltransferase has translation MSTAQADLRPAIRKLVARTELSEAEMADALDSILAGEASEASIASFLVALAMKGETPAELRAILKTIRRHATRITPAVGGPLIDTCGTGGDSIRTFNVSTAAAVVAAAAGAKVAKHGNRSVSGVCGSADFLESIGLDLNAPPAKVQKCMEDTGIGFLFAPAFHPAMKNVAPARKTVGIRTVFNVVGPLSNPCTNISGQVIGVFEPFFMETLAEACKGYINEAMIVHAADGFDELSNTCENDILWVTGDGQTTKRLRLSPKVVGMAVARPEQLVVTTKDESIKSTLAVIYGNGPQEKEDMVVLNASAALVVGKVASDLKEGVEIARGAIKSGQAQKKLARLVSECGNKEALEQAEKKYLLL, from the coding sequence ATGAGCACCGCGCAGGCAGACCTGCGGCCGGCCATACGCAAGCTGGTCGCAAGGACCGAGCTTTCGGAGGCAGAAATGGCAGATGCGCTTGATTCTATATTAGCTGGCGAAGCTTCTGAAGCTTCGATTGCGTCGTTTCTTGTAGCCCTTGCCATGAAGGGCGAGACGCCTGCGGAACTTCGCGCAATCCTCAAGACAATCAGGCGCCATGCCACGAGGATAACGCCTGCTGTCGGCGGCCCGCTCATAGACACCTGCGGGACCGGCGGGGACTCGATAAGGACGTTTAACGTCAGCACGGCCGCGGCAGTCGTGGCGGCTGCCGCAGGCGCCAAGGTTGCCAAGCACGGCAACCGGTCTGTATCAGGAGTCTGCGGGAGCGCAGATTTCCTTGAAAGCATCGGCCTTGACCTGAACGCGCCGCCGGCTAAAGTGCAAAAGTGCATGGAAGATACTGGCATCGGGTTTTTGTTTGCGCCGGCATTCCACCCTGCAATGAAGAACGTTGCGCCGGCAAGAAAGACGGTAGGAATACGGACTGTCTTTAACGTGGTAGGACCGCTGAGCAACCCGTGCACAAACATTTCAGGCCAGGTTATAGGCGTATTTGAGCCGTTTTTCATGGAGACCCTTGCCGAGGCCTGTAAGGGCTACATCAATGAGGCGATGATAGTGCATGCGGCAGATGGCTTTGACGAGCTGTCAAACACGTGCGAAAACGACATCCTGTGGGTGACCGGTGACGGCCAGACAACAAAGCGCCTGCGCCTGAGCCCAAAGGTGGTGGGCATGGCAGTTGCAAGACCTGAGCAGCTGGTGGTGACTACAAAGGATGAATCGATAAAAAGCACGCTTGCCGTGATATATGGCAATGGCCCGCAGGAAAAAGAGGACATGGTGGTGCTCAATGCCTCTGCCGCGCTCGTGGTGGGCAAGGTTGCAAGCGACTTGAAGGAAGGGGTAGAAATTGCACGTGGCGCAATAAAAAGCGGACAAGCGCAGAAAAAACTTGCGCGGCTTGTCAGCGAGTGCGGGAATAAAGAAGCGCTGGAGCAGGCAGAAAAGAAATACCTTCTCCTCTAG